One Vicia villosa cultivar HV-30 ecotype Madison, WI unplaced genomic scaffold, Vvil1.0 ctg.001596F_1_1, whole genome shotgun sequence DNA window includes the following coding sequences:
- the LOC131635940 gene encoding cellulose synthase-like protein E1: protein MDSGEYSPLFETKKGRGRVIYRLFSISLFVAICFIWLYRFTHIITQQEDDGGKWAWIGLLASELWFGFYWILTQALRWNLVFRHPFKDRLSQRYEDMLPEVDIFVCTADPEIEPPIMVINTVLSVMAYDYPTEKLSVYLSDDGGSDVTFYAMLEASEFAKHWLPFCKKFKVEPRSPAAYFNTIIDSSSHFQSDTDFDNDLVAIKKLYTEMKNRIEDATKLKRVPKEVRLNHIGFSQWDSYSSRRDHDTILQILLHKKDPNNSKDVDGFILPTLVYLAREKRPQYHHNFKAGAMNSLIRVSSIISNGRVILNVDCDMYSNNSESIRDALCFFMDEKKGHEITYVQFPQTFENVTKNDLYASALLAWSNVEYRGADGCGGPMYIGTGCFHMRETLCGMKFYDEYRHKWKSEDDLFKETNLQEIEEKSKDLASCSYEENTQWGKEMGLKYGSLVEDVTTGLSIQINGWKSVYYIPARKAFLGLAPTSLLQVLIQHKRWSEGDLQILLSKYSPVWYAFGKISFGLQMGYCVYCLWAPNCLAILYYYIIPSLYLLKGIPLFPEVSSLWFIPFAYVIIGETTYSLFEFLLCGGTFKGWWNDLRIWLYKRTTSYLYAFSDTILKLFGFSNSVFIITSKVSEEEVAKRHDNEIMEFGTSSPMFTILATLALFNLFCFLNVLKNAVLRGGGFEAHKKIGLQVILCGFLVLINVPLYQGIFLRKDSGKLPNSLGMKSTMLALALALSFSYA from the exons ATGGACAGTGGTGAGTACTCTCCtttatttgaaacaaaaaaggGAAGAGGAAGAGTTATCTATAGGCTCTTTTCAATCTCATTATTTGTAGCCATATGCTTCATCTGGCTCTACAGATTCACTCACATCATAACCCAACAAGAAGATGATGGAGGAAAATGGGCTTGGATTGGTTTGCTTGCTTCTGAACTATGGTTTGGTTTTTATTGGATTCTCACTCAAGCTCTCAGATGGAACCTTGTCTTCAGACATCCTTTCAAGGATAGGCTCTCCCAACG ATATGAAGATATGTTACCAGAAGTAGACATATTTGTGTGTACGGCAGATCCAGAGATTGAGCCACCAATAATGGTGATAAACACGGTATTATCTGTGATGGCTTATGATTATCCAACAGAGAAGCTTAGTGTGTATCTATCGGATGATGGTGGATCAGATGTTACATTCTATGCTATGTTAGAGGCTTCTGAGTTTGCGAAACATTGGTTACCATTTTGCAAGAAATTCAAAGTTGAACCTAGGTCACCTGCTGCATATTTCAATACAATTATTGACTCATCCTCACATTTTCAAAGTGACActgattttgataatgacttggTGGCTATCAAG AAATTGTACACCGAAATGAAAAATCGAATTGAGGATGCAACAAAGTTGAAAAGGGTACCCAAAGAAGTACGTTTAAATCATATAGGATTTTCTCAATGGGATTCATATTCATCTCGACGTGACCATGACACCATTCTTCAA ATACTACTTCATAAAAAGGATCCTAATAACTCAAAAGATGTAGATGGTTTCATTTTACCAACTTTGGTGTATTTAGCTCGTGAGAAGAGGCCTCAATATCACCACAACTTCAAAGCTGGAGCTATGAATTCTTTG ATAAGGGTGTCTTCAATTATCAGCAATGGAAGAGTGATTCTAAATGTTGATTGTGACATGTACTCAAACAATTCAGAATCTATAAGAGATGCTCTTTGTTTTTTCATGGATGAAAAGAAAGGTCATGAAATTACTTATGTACAATTTCCACAGACCTTTGAGAATGTCACAAAGAATGATTTATATGCAAGTGCTCTTCTAGCATGGAGCAAT GTGGAGTACCGTGGTGCAGATGGTTGTGGTGGTCCTATGTACATAGGAACTGGATGCTTTCACATGAGAGAGACTCTTTGTGGAATGAAGTTTTATGATGAATATAGGCATAAATGGAAGAGTGAAGATGACTTATTCAAAGAAACAAATTTgcaagaaatagaagaaaaatcaaaggatcTTGCAAGTTGCTCGTATGAGGAAAATACACAATGGGGAAAAGAG ATGGGTTTAAAATATGGGTCTCTAGTGGAGGATGTGACAACAGGTTTGTCCATTCAAATCAACGGATGGAAATCAGTATATTATATTCCAGCTAGAAAGGCTTTTTTGGGTCTAGCTCCAACTTCTTTACTTCAAGTCCTTATTCAACATAAGAGATGGTCTGAGGGGGACTTACAAATTTTACTTTCTAAGTATAGTCCTGTGTGGTATGCTTTTGGGAAGATTAGTTTTGGCCTTCAAATGGGATATTGTGTTTATTGCTTATGGGCACCGAACTGCTTAGCTATTTTATATTACTATATCATTCCTTCACTATATCTGCTTAAAGGAATCCCCTTGTTTCCAGAG GTGTCAAGTTTGTGGTTCATACCATTTGCTTATGTTATAATTGGAGAAACTACTTATAGTTTATTCGAGTTTCTTTTGTGTGGAGGAACATTTAAAGGATGGTGGAATGATCTAAGGATATGGTTGTACAAGAGAACAACCTCTTATCTTTATGCATTTAGTGACACTATCTTGAAGCTTTTTGGTTTTTCAAATTCAGTCTTTATAATTACAAGTAAGGTTTCAGAAGAAGAAGTTGCCAAGCGGCATGATAATGAAATTATGGAGTTTGGAACATCTTCACCAATGTTTACTATATTAGCAACACTAGCATTgttcaatttattttgttttcttaatgTTTTGAAGAATGCAGTCCTAAGGGGAGGTGGCTTTGAAGCACACAAGAAAATTGGATTGCAAGTTATTTTGTGTGGCTTTTTGGTTCTTATTAATGTGCCTTTATACCAAGGCATTTTCTTAAGGAAAGATAGTGGCAAATTGCCAAATTCTCTTGGCATGAAATCAACAATGTTGGCTCTAGCTTTAGCTCTCTCCTTCAGCTATGCATGA